Below is a window of Clostridia bacterium DNA.
GATCATCCTGGCGTTCCTTGCTCTGGCACTAATCCTGTCGGTGAAGGCCGCCTACAAGAAGCCAGCAGAATACGGAGCCAACCGACCTGCTGCCTTTGTCTTCCCAGGTGAATTTGAAAAACAGCAGGCCATTTGGATGCAGTGGCCGGGAGCAGGGTACAGCGCCGCCGGCGATCCTGTGTATCCCGTCTTCATCGATATTATTAAGGCCCTCGACCCTTACATCCGGGTAAACCTTATCGTCCGGAGCAGCGAAGAAGGCCAGCAAATTGCCGACCTACTTCGAAGCGCCGGTTACCGGGGCAACAATGTCCGTTACTACCCCATTGACCACCAGTCCATATGGTGCCGGGATGTGGGCCCGGTTTTTGTCAAAGACGGCCAGAACCAGCTACACGTGGTGGATTTTGGCTTCAACGACTACGGCCGGGGCCAAGATCAGTCCTTTATCGATATTGAAAGCCAAGTAGATAAGCGGGTCGCCCAGCTCCTCCAACTACCCCTGGTCGCTAGCAGCCTGATTTCCGAAGGCGGCGGGGTAGAGTCCAACGGCCGGGGCACGATCATGATCACAGAGTCGGTGGCCCTGGACCGCAACCCGGGAATGACTAAAGCTGAGATTGAAAATGAATACAGGCGGGTCCTGGGCGCCAAGAAGATAATCTGGCTGAAACGGGGATTGGCCGAAGACGACCTAATCACCAAAGGTCACATTAACGAAATAGCCCGTTTTGCCAACCCCGGTACCATTCTTCTGGCGCAAGTGCTGCCTGAGGATAGGTATACCAAT
It encodes the following:
- a CDS encoding agmatine deiminase family protein translates to MTKRYGLIILAFLALALILSVKAAYKKPAEYGANRPAAFVFPGEFEKQQAIWMQWPGAGYSAAGDPVYPVFIDIIKALDPYIRVNLIVRSSEEGQQIADLLRSAGYRGNNVRYYPIDHQSIWCRDVGPVFVKDGQNQLHVVDFGFNDYGRGQDQSFIDIESQVDKRVAQLLQLPLVASSLISEGGGVESNGRGTIMITESVALDRNPGMTKAEIENEYRRVLGAKKIIWLKRGLAEDDLITKGHINEIARFANPGTILLAQVLPEDRYTNSTSEESYLRLEQNYRILLNSTDQDGKPFRIIRIPMPPTLYGELDAAGKIPVRSYLNYAVTNGAVLMPTYWKPGRSDRLRDVEEQVRRTFQSVFPGRKIIGINAESVNFWGGGIHCITQHMPAA